Below is a genomic region from Hevea brasiliensis isolate MT/VB/25A 57/8 chromosome 3, ASM3005281v1, whole genome shotgun sequence.
gcctaaagcccccgaggcccgtagtaagcctaactgttcattaacccaactctaaggcccatttgggcccaatatcaagaaaacaaacggacagagtccggccataaaatggactttccaacggggagttttcgactcacccgacctgtaaacatgataaatactcaattggggagctcagctcaccctccacatactcatatcctcataaaaataaatgggagctcagcttcctcatccaatccatcaaacatgcatatcattatacgtttacaggtccaacatgataataatattacagaccataatcaaataaatacttctaacacatgcggaaattctaggagtaaataaaattacacaaatattgataaacaacctgcgaaggagaaaagcaggttaaccaaaataaaatcctcctatagcctgaaaaaaaatattgaacaggagtgagcgttcgactcagagagtaaaatatcaattttaaccataatctctataactatctataactaatgcaccctgtagagtgaaatgcaacatcaacatcattttcatatcataacatcaaaaggtaatttggagcactcacgcaccctgtagcatcaatcataacatatggagccgatccctatacgactctcttaaatccaactcagtgccaagaactcaagccggactttcgcttaataaaccaaatcgagggtcccagcgaagaactcaagccgtgactacccctcgaaggatcgggtcccagcgaagaacttaagccgtgactacccgtcctatccatagtccacaccacatcacacgcacgccaacgcacgcacactgctccaaattaccacaataacatcatggcactttaacatttatcaatgcatcataaatcgtgcctagagtttaactacataaatatatgcatataagtgatgcatgggcatgttgaacatataataatatcgaaattacaattaaaattaatattttactcacgacttgacgacaatcaccgtggcggaagtgaggaagaaggtcatcggctcactgacaattttattacaatcatttaataaatttgactcaatacaaataaagaaaaaaaaaaagaccaatacgtcctaagtcgtgccgaaaatccggcagagtttcccttatacctaggaccaacccaacctgcaaaagggttcaaaacacacttttatactcacaatccatatatccacagttcaatcatatcacacagcccctcctgggcccatcaaatcagtcatccatcacaatacgcaaaatttcaatttagtccttattattgatcatttttgtaaaaactgcccaaacaagctctaaaaattctaaaactttgccctgcggtccttaacaatattactaagctattgcaaaaagaatcataattttctaagctaccacgaatattttatggatttttaatcttatttaagcactagaaaattacaaaaaagcaaggttcgggtttacctttgccgattccgacttccggaacgcactcgggacgtctgacaatggggggctagccaaaacctcggtccaattcggagacttttccagaatcaGTCCGTTCGCCTAATTTCGCATCTGGCCAATCagagaatttccgcgaatcgaggatacctacatgaagcccataatacgggggttagtacataaatttttcagaattttctaagctcattaaatgctcgaaaaacATCATAAGCTCAGGACCCaccaaaacggtgtcggaaaaatttgaaatttatgtcgccaagctctcgacgagtggagcgtctggtaccctcggttttctcgtgattcacggtttcgagaaatctagcccaaaagtcgaaatgggctaaaatcttcccgagcaaaaatcggacaaaccgctggatggatttcggcgttcttagtgtctatagaaagctctcgccgagcagatgattttagacacaagacccggtccaattggtggccggattttggccggagaagccgaAACGACGCGCGCGAGGGAGGGAGATCGCGCCCGTTTTCCGCCATACAGCAATGGCCACCGGGCCGGGAGGTGGGTGGCGCGCGGCCTACTGGGTGGCAGGGAGGTGGTCGgccaggagggaggagagagaaaagagagagagaaggggagagggaacgacgcgcgcggggaagaaaaaaggaaagggagccagtccgattcgaccggtccgatccggtccggttcgattcggccggttcgattcgaaatacaaaattttgaatttttactctgcctcgggatcgaaaacgagatccaaaaattccgaaaaaatttcagaaaactcagaaaaatacgtagactccaaatatatttttagttttgccacgtggtctttaaattaattttttaaaaatcatcaaagtttatattttcggaaaatcgaacccgatttttaaaatccgaaaaatctcaaaaaaattcctaaaatttaaataaaattaaaataccaaaaatgctcataaaatttaaaattttggggtgttaaaatCTCTCTCATTAAATATGGacttaaattcttgaaattattGCACATGGGTTTTCGGTTTTCACTCAACTTCGTCATGTGGATATCAAAGAATTAATGGCATTTGCTTGGTCACAACACTGAATTGATCTATAGCTAGAGATAGAGAAATATGGAATGTTGGGAACCACCCAAATTAGAATTTGTTCTTTGGACAAATACCCTAGTTGCTGTTTCCATGAAAAAAGTTCCAAAGGAAAGAAATAATGGTGCATGTGTTTGCTTCTTGAAATGGAAGAAAATATGCAGTAATCAGTCCCTGAAATGCAGAATAATGGGAGAATATATATATAGGACATGTAGAAAATAATAAAGGTGTTATGTTTTGAAGGGGAGAATCATCCAATTTGGTGGAGAGAGACCATAGGAGAAGTGTAAAAAATCAGCACATTGGCACTTCTGATGCCATGTTCTGTTTTCTCTGCCAATGTGGTCACTCAAAGACCAATTCTGTCCCCTATATTGATGATTTTTGGATCTCTTCAATCTCTAATTAATAGGATATTGATTAAGTTACTGTATATAAAATAGGATTCAGGAATACAAATCATAACaacaatttcctctcttttaaaaattaattttttatatgtacCCAAAACAAAAGTACTACACATACCTATCATCTTGAATCTGCATCAAGCATGGTGATGCTACCATAGAAATTATCAAACATGTTGCATAATTCTCATTTTCAATACCTACCATCCTATTCTATTTAGTACATTTATATATGTTGACCTTGATCAGCGTATAGAATTACTTGTTAATTGCAAACTTAATTAATTGTGCGTCAGCCGTCGCCTTCACCTAACAATACAGACAAAAAAAATTTAGTTGAAATGCTATTTTCTCATTCCCCACTATATATAATTAGTATTTGATTTGATGAGCATTgacattgaaaaataatttaattatatatcatCGTCATTAGTGGTATGCAATTTTGTGTTGCAATCCAACTTAATTTTAATTGCAGAAGAACTTTGCTTATATATCTCTGTGCAGATCAATAAGACAATTCCATACGGAGATTAAAATATTCCAACAGACATTAATCAAAACACATTAATCTTAGCCACCAATTCAGGCAAACAAGAAAAAAGCATCAACTTTTTGTAAAtttaaaggaaaagaaagaaagaaaacgtATCAACacaatcatttaaataaaaaaatcatttaaataatCTCTTTTCCTGTTAAAAATGTAGGACCTCACCGAGGAGGAGTATTCCCGTTAATTAAATGATTTCGTTAATTCGAAtatcttttaataataataataatcttctAAAAAAACATTGAATGGATTTCAGATTTTTATGAATTCATGCATTTAGATAGAATTTATGGTTGAGTAAATCATGCAGATAatattttaatggaaatttaaaatttcataattttaaaataattttaatactattaaatcaaaatttattagtaACATTTATTTTTACCACCATATTTTAACAATGGCTGATTACTATGATCGAACCATATGTGTTACACCTTTTCGAtaacatgtttttttttttttccatgcaaatgAAAATGAAGCAAATTTCTTGTGAAAAGTTGTTCATTCCTTGGACTCATGGTTCCTTCCTCCTGAAGGGTTCAATCTCTTCATGCTGAAGTAGTCGGGTACAAGCACAGCAGTTTGAGATCAGACcacaaagaaaaaaagagagaccACTCTGCTTTGATTGGTCCTTTGCAAAagacttgaatttttttttcttggtcTTTTTGTTTTTTCCGATCTTTTTCCTTGGAATCCACATTGCACTTTCCCCCTTCCCCaccaagctttttttttttttttttttaattctctttATCGAGCAAATCTCAAACtgcataaataaaaaaatatatatatctaataataataatatagcaCAGCACTGTTCCTCTCATTCACTTTCCCCATAAATTCTCTCTTCCTACTTCATTTGAACAACATCCCACGTAGTTTTAAATCATCAAATTACAAATTCCTCTCTAATTCTCTCCCTTGGTTTTTCTTTGAGCTCTAAAACCaaaatttctaattttctttttttctctctctctctttcctagAAAATGGCTTCTTACGAAAATGGTCAAGAGCTTGTAGAATATGGAGAGGATTCACTTGCTGTCGTTaatgcagaagaagatgcaaataTGGAAACCCATGTACCCATCGTATCATCTTACAACGATCATATTCGTCCACTTCTTGATGCAGTTGATAAGCTAAGGCACCTCATGGTCATGAAAGAAGGTATACAGCTTCCCACCATCGTTGTTGTTGGGGATCAATCTTCTGGCAAATCCAGCGTTCTTGAATCACTAGCCGGTATCAACCTTCCTCGTGGCCAGGGCATTTGCACCAGAGTGCCCCTTGTAATGAGGCTGCAACACCACCCATCTCTCGCACCAGAGCTCTTCTTGGAGTTCGATGGCAAAATAGTACACACTGATGAAGCCCGCGTTGCAGATGCAATTAATGCTGCCACAGATGAGATTGCAGGCGATGAAAAGGGCATATCAAACACTCCATTAACTCTGGTTGTGAAAAAGAAAGGTGTTCCTGATCTTACAATGATTGATCTCCCTGGAATCACTAGAGTTCCTGTTCATGGTCAGCCCGCCGATATTTACGAGCAGATTGCAGGTATTATCATGGGGTATATAAGGCCTGAAGAGAGTATCATTCTTAATGTTTTATCTGCAACTGTGGATTTTCCCACTTGTGAATCCATTAGGATGTCACAGCAAGTGGACAAGACTGGTGAGAGAACTCTTGCTGTGGTCACCAAGTCTGACAAGGCACCTGAAGGGCTGCTTGAGAAGGTTACTGCAGATGATGTGAATATAGGTCTGGGTTATGTCTGTGTGAGGAATCGAATTGGTGATGAATCCTATGAAGATGCGCGAAAGGAAGAAGCTAAATTGTTCAGAAGTCATCCACTTCTCTCCAGGATTGATAAATCTATGGTGGGTATTCCCGTTCTGGCTCAAAAACTGACTCAAATTCAAGCAATTATAATAGCCAGGTGCTTGCCAGATATAGTGAGAAAGATTAATGAAAAGCTGAATGCAAGCATTTCAGAGCTGAATAGGATGCCTAAGACCCTTTCCTCTCCTGCTGAAGTCATGACAGCTTTCATGGGCATTGTCGGATCAGCCAAGGAATCTCTCAAGAAAATCCTTATTAGAGGAGAGTTTGATGAGTACCTTGATGATCATCATATGCATTGTACTGCTAGATTGGTTGAAATGCTCAACCTTTACTCGAATGAACTTCATAACTGCCCTGAAAGTGATCCTAGAAGGAACTTCCTGATGGAGGAGATTAGCGTTCTTGAGGAATCCAGAGGGATTGAACTGCCAAATTTCCTTCCTCGCACTGCAGAGAAAAGTTGGGAGGATATCAAGAATGCCTATCGATTTCGTTGAAAAAATATGGGCTTACATTGAAAGTGTGGTAGTGTCTGTTTTGATACATCACTCTGAGAATTACTTCCAGCTTCAGTTATCTACCAGACGAGCAGGCCATAACCTCATATCCAAAATGAAAGAGCAGTCTATCAGTTGGGTTACAGAAATGgttgaaatggagaagatgacagATTACACTTGCAGTCCTGACTACATGAGTGAATGGAACAAGCTCATGGAGAAACAGGATACATTCAGGTATACAACCCTGACAAAAGGGTATTCTAGCGCTGAGATTGAAGGTATTGGAGTGGTTGAAGTTGGGGATATCAGAGCATATCAGAATGTTCTGCACCAAGCTTTTGACTTGAAGATGAGAATGACTGCTTACTGGAAGATTGTATTGAGGAGATTGGTTGATTCTATGGCTCTGCATTTGcagttcagtgttcaaaatcttgtgAACAAGGAGATGGAAAAGGAGATCATTAGCGAGTTGATTAGTAATCATGGAGGTTCAATAGAAAGAATGCTGGAAGAATCGCCCTCAGTTGCTGGTAAACGTGAGAAGCTGAACGTAAGCATCAAGTTGCTTGGAGAGTCCAAGAAGGTCTTAGGAAATATCATGGACAAAATTGCTACCTATAGTGATTAGAGTAGAGCCACTCTTTATCCTTCTTTATTATGCTCTCAGTTTATTAGTACTTAAAAGTGTTTGCTTTTTTGTTTTAGGGGAAGGGTTTGAGCATTTAATCCCATGACTCCATATGATATTTCCTTATGCTAGTGTATGATGCCTGAACACTTTTATCTTTCTTTTGTGTGTTCTCAATATAAA
It encodes:
- the LOC110664137 gene encoding LOW QUALITY PROTEIN: dynamin-related protein 4C (The sequence of the model RefSeq protein was modified relative to this genomic sequence to represent the inferred CDS: inserted 2 bases in 1 codon), translated to MASYENGQELVEYGEDSLAVVNAEEDANMETHVPIVSSYNDHIRPLLDAVDKLRHLMVMKEGIQLPTIVVVGDQSSGKSSVLESLAGINLPRGQGICTRVPLVMRLQHHPSLAPELFLEFDGKIVHTDEARVADAINAATDEIAGDEKGISNTPLTLVVKKKGVPDLTMIDLPGITRVPVHGQPADIYEQIAGIIMGYIRPEESIILNVLSATVDFPTCESIRMSQQVDKTGERTLAVVTKSDKAPEGLLEKVTADDVNIGLGYVCVRNRIGDESYEDARKEEAKLFRSHPLLSRIDKSMVGIPVLAQKLTQIQAIIIARCLPDIVRKINEKLNASISELNRMPKTLSSPAEVMTAFMGIVGSAKESLKKILIRGEFDEYLDDHHMHCTARLVEMLNLYSNELHNCPESDPRRNFLMEEISVLEESRGIELPNFLPRTXQRKVGRISRMPIDFVEKIWAYIESVVVSVLIHHSENYFQLQLSTRRAGHNLISKMKEQSISWVTEMVEMEKMTDYTCSPDYMSEWNKLMEKQDTFRYTTLTKGYSSAEIEGIGVVEVGDIRAYQNVLHQAFDLKMRMTAYWKIVLRRLVDSMALHLQFSVQNLVNKEMEKEIISELISNHGGSIERMLEESPSVAGKREKLNVSIKLLGESKKVLGNIMDKIATYSD